A stretch of Opitutaceae bacterium DNA encodes these proteins:
- a CDS encoding family 43 glycosylhydrolase gives MIIRILPFLVFATLVPSAVADTSAVFRYQNPISEGLDPKGVRDCQVFRDGERWYLTATAWPHWPRQEAWGILNPGVVLYSSDDLLSWKFEKVILPHGGPDKWYHRRFWAPEIHRLKGRYYALFNASNPDNGFPGQHTGFAVADRLMGPYTVVTGDAPLGNGNDLTFFEDDDGSVWAFWNRGREFGIGFAQVDLETGTFLTEPQSAITPAPIEYELDADGNPLMEPGYDGRPRPVIRRCFAWDSIGIEGAYVIRRGGTYILFYSSWTRGYEIGTATAPAITGPWTKSPGNPFYGEQNEQACLKNGLPYTGRPDSPFNQVGHNEIFTGPDGNLWLSCHGILKTRPEQPMLVIDPLEFDGDGQLVRKAPTHTPQVVALP, from the coding sequence TTGATCATCCGAATTCTGCCATTCCTCGTTTTCGCGACCCTCGTTCCGAGCGCGGTCGCCGACACCTCGGCGGTCTTCCGTTACCAGAATCCCATCTCGGAGGGCCTGGATCCGAAGGGGGTCCGCGATTGCCAGGTCTTCCGTGATGGCGAGAGGTGGTATCTGACCGCCACCGCCTGGCCGCACTGGCCCCGCCAGGAAGCCTGGGGTATTCTCAATCCCGGAGTGGTTCTCTATTCGTCCGACGATCTGCTCAGCTGGAAGTTCGAAAAGGTGATCCTTCCCCACGGAGGTCCGGACAAATGGTATCACCGCCGCTTCTGGGCCCCGGAGATCCACCGGCTCAAGGGACGTTACTACGCCCTCTTCAATGCCAGCAATCCCGACAATGGATTCCCCGGGCAGCACACCGGGTTCGCCGTGGCCGACCGTCTGATGGGACCCTATACCGTGGTGACCGGGGACGCCCCCCTCGGAAACGGCAATGACCTGACCTTCTTCGAGGACGACGACGGCTCGGTCTGGGCCTTCTGGAACCGGGGACGCGAATTCGGGATCGGCTTCGCCCAGGTCGACCTGGAGACCGGCACCTTCCTGACCGAGCCTCAGAGTGCGATCACCCCCGCTCCGATCGAGTATGAGCTGGACGCCGACGGAAACCCGCTGATGGAGCCCGGCTACGATGGACGCCCCCGGCCGGTCATCCGACGCTGCTTCGCCTGGGACAGCATCGGAATCGAAGGCGCCTACGTGATCAGGCGCGGAGGCACCTACATCCTTTTCTATTCGTCATGGACTCGCGGATACGAAATCGGCACCGCGACTGCCCCGGCCATCACCGGACCATGGACGAAGAGCCCCGGGAACCCCTTCTACGGGGAGCAGAACGAACAGGCCTGTCTGAAGAACGGCCTTCCCTATACCGGCCGGCCGGACAGTCCGTTCAACCAGGTCGGCCACAACGAGATCTTCACCGGACCCGACGGCAACCTCTGGCTCTCCTGCCACGGCATCCTCAAGACCAGGCCCGAGCAGCCCATGCTGGTCATCGATCCGCTCGAATTCGACGGGGACGGACAATTGGTCCGCAAGGCACCCACCCACACCCCCCAGGTCGTTGCATTGCCATGA